Proteins co-encoded in one Pseudoliparis swirei isolate HS2019 ecotype Mariana Trench chromosome 7, NWPU_hadal_v1, whole genome shotgun sequence genomic window:
- the LOC130196724 gene encoding protein-lysine 6-oxidase-like isoform X2 — MRRQPAPGTRGASGPVRREDMMVGDDPYNPYKASNYYPWYNYYNSYYRPRSWAQPRHGYGTRYHQHGLPDLVPDAYYIQIASYIQRLPMYSLRCAAEENCLSSSSSSSQDYDLRVLLRFPQRVKNQGTADFLSSKPRYSWEWHSCHNHFHSMDEFSLYELLDADSQKRVAEGHKASFCLEDTSCDPGIQRRYACTAHTQGLSPGCYDTYNADIDCQWIDITDVSPGKYVLKVTVNPRQLVQESSYSNNVARCDVQYTGSAAHMSGCTTAAELNPDGKPAGTE; from the exons ATGCGTCGGCAGCCGGCGCCCGGTACCCGGGGGGCCTCTGGCCCAGTGAGACGGGAGGACATGATGGTCGGGGACGACCCTTACAACCCGTACAAGGCGTCCAACTACTACCCCTGGTACAACTACTACAACTCGTACTACAGACCCAGGTCCTGGGCTCAGCCACGGCACGGATACGGGACCAGGTACCACCAGCACG gtctcccTGACCTGGTTCCTGATGCGTACTACATCCAGATCGCCTCCTACATCCAGAGGCTGCCGATGTACAGCCTCCGCTGTGCTGCTGAGGAGAACTGCCTATCCTC ctcctcctcctcctcccaggacTATGACCTCAGGGTTCTCCTGCGGTTCCCCCAGCGGGTGAAGAACCAGGGAACCGCTGACTTCCTGTCCAGTAAACCTCGATACTCCTGGGAGTGGCACAGCTGCCACAA tcACTTCCACAGCATGGATGAGTTCAGTCTGTACGAGCTGCTGGACGCAGACTCACAGAAACGAGTGGctgaaggtcacaaggccaGTTTCTGTCTGGAGgacacgtcatgtgacccgggGATCCAGAGGCGCTACGCATGCACcgcccacacacag ggTCTGAGTCCGGGTTGCTATGATACCTACAACGCCGACATCGACTGTCAGTGGATCGACATCACTGACGTCTCACCTGGAAAATACGTACTGAAG gtgacgGTGAACCCTCGTCAGCTGGTCCAGGAGTCCAGCTACAGCAACAACGTGGCCCGGTGTGACGTGCAGTACACCGGCAGCGCCGCCCACATGTCCGGCTGCACCACCGCGGC
- the LOC130196724 gene encoding protein-lysine 6-oxidase-like isoform X1: MEQLSPAALLLPLSHVCFLWSFLDAARAPEDAGADALRRGLSWRHNGQVFSLLSRGAQYRPPGRRIGSPRQGNPVVVLSSANDTVPVESPGSPSSPDSPRVPAASDTAQLRAEMRRQPAPGTRGASGPVRREDMMVGDDPYNPYKASNYYPWYNYYNSYYRPRSWAQPRHGYGTRYHQHGLPDLVPDAYYIQIASYIQRLPMYSLRCAAEENCLSSSSSSSQDYDLRVLLRFPQRVKNQGTADFLSSKPRYSWEWHSCHNHFHSMDEFSLYELLDADSQKRVAEGHKASFCLEDTSCDPGIQRRYACTAHTQGLSPGCYDTYNADIDCQWIDITDVSPGKYVLKVTVNPRQLVQESSYSNNVARCDVQYTGSAAHMSGCTTAAQ, from the exons ATGGAGCAGCTCTCCCCCGCCGCTCTGCTGCTGCCTCTGTCTCACGTCTGCTTCCTCTGGAGCTTCCTGGACGCGGCTCGCGCTCCAGAGGATGCGGGCGCCGACGCGCTGCGGCGCGGGTTGAGCTGGCGGCACAACGGGCaggtcttcagcctcctgagCCGCGGAGCCCAGTACCGGCCCCCCGGCAGGAGGATCGGGTCGCCCCGCCAAGGTAACCCGGTGGTCGTCCTCAGCAGCGCCAACGACACGGTCCCGGTGGAGTCCCCGGGCTCCCCGTCG TCCCCGGATTCCCCGCGGGTTCCCGCCGCCAGCGACACTGCGCAATTGCGCGCGGAGATGCGTCGGCAGCCGGCGCCCGGTACCCGGGGGGCCTCTGGCCCAGTGAGACGGGAGGACATGATGGTCGGGGACGACCCTTACAACCCGTACAAGGCGTCCAACTACTACCCCTGGTACAACTACTACAACTCGTACTACAGACCCAGGTCCTGGGCTCAGCCACGGCACGGATACGGGACCAGGTACCACCAGCACG gtctcccTGACCTGGTTCCTGATGCGTACTACATCCAGATCGCCTCCTACATCCAGAGGCTGCCGATGTACAGCCTCCGCTGTGCTGCTGAGGAGAACTGCCTATCCTC ctcctcctcctcctcccaggacTATGACCTCAGGGTTCTCCTGCGGTTCCCCCAGCGGGTGAAGAACCAGGGAACCGCTGACTTCCTGTCCAGTAAACCTCGATACTCCTGGGAGTGGCACAGCTGCCACAA tcACTTCCACAGCATGGATGAGTTCAGTCTGTACGAGCTGCTGGACGCAGACTCACAGAAACGAGTGGctgaaggtcacaaggccaGTTTCTGTCTGGAGgacacgtcatgtgacccgggGATCCAGAGGCGCTACGCATGCACcgcccacacacag ggTCTGAGTCCGGGTTGCTATGATACCTACAACGCCGACATCGACTGTCAGTGGATCGACATCACTGACGTCTCACCTGGAAAATACGTACTGAAG gtgacgGTGAACCCTCGTCAGCTGGTCCAGGAGTCCAGCTACAGCAACAACGTGGCCCGGTGTGACGTGCAGTACACCGGCAGCGCCGCCCACATGTCCGGCTGCACCACCGCGGC